The nucleotide sequence ATATGGAGAGAAGTTCATCTTTCCGAGGTTCATTATTCTTTATACTATATTTTTTTATGAAACAACTGATATTCTTCCCAAATACTTGTTACCATAAATGCTCTAGCTCTAAAAGTAATATCAAAATGCAGGTACTAGTTACACACCTTTATCCCCGACATTATCAACCCGACTATATAATACAAATGGGGAATCACTTAAGCATGAAGAAGAAGGTGGATCGTCTTCTGAGGAAGTTGATTCTAGAAGACAGGAACTTCAGGTTTAATATGACTGATATTCTTTTAGAAGGTGAAGCATGCAACCCATAGCAAACGTCGAAAGCTGCATCACGTCAATTTCCTCTTCTATTGCATCTGATTTATTAGCAGCAAGGTAAGGATTTTGCAGGATCTTAAAGAAAGAGATCATCACATGGAAGCTTTCGCTGTGCTTTCGTTGCAGAACGAAAACTAAAGAATTTGTTTATAGTTATAGCAGTTTCAAATATTGGTTTAGTGTACATCCTTAAGCATCACAGTTGTAGTCGCCGCGAATTGCGAAATATCTATAATAGCATAGCTGAATGATGAAAGGTTGAATATTAGGAGTGATTTAATTCTTTTTTGCTCTTGCTCTTTTCTCTGTCCCTATTTTTGCTGGAATTTATCTGGTATGTATAGCATTTGTTTTGAAGTATTGGGTAGAGTCTTTGTTTATGTTTCATTCTTTAATGAACTTGAGATCAGATGATGTTTGATTGACTTCAATAACACTGCCTTTCTTTTCAAGCAATTTTTCACTTACTTTACACTATAAGCGTATTAGGGTAGAAGACTAGTAGGTAATCGAGAGTTCCCCTTTCATTACCTGTAGTATCAGTAGAACTCTTGTATTTTCATATTCTTTGATCTCTATCATTTGCCTGTTATTTCGTTCGCTTTGTTTATCTTATTTCCCTGTTGTTACTAGTTGATGCTACTTTTTCTTTTTCCGGCTTctccttttcttccctttttcctttttgtcctttgtctttttctttctttcttcctcctcctcctcttcttcttcctttttcttcctttttcgcCTTGTCTTGAACCGAGGATCTATCGGAAATAGTCTTTTTACCTCACCAAGTAGTTATAAGGTCTGCGTATGCTCTACTCTCCCAATTCCCACTTATAGGAttatattgggtatgttgttgtttaCGCTATCAGTGTATATAAGTTTAAAATCCATAGACTAATAAGAGGTAGAGATTCTTTACCTCTTTGACTAATAGATTCTCATCTTTTAGCACTATTCAGTAACTCAGCCTTGACTTTCATTTATCATCTTGATCTCTAtttaaattctaattttttaTCTTACTTTTTCCCAACCACTCaaaaaaggttaagatcatttttattaaagaaatttttacATTCTTATACACTATATCAAAttatattaccctccctactcaagttttactataattacattttatatactcaattaccatttatgtacattttaagggaattaatgataataattagtgtcctaaaatCACTCTAACGTATCTTCCACTACCCTCCCCCCTTcgtttctctctccacatcccACCCCCCTCTCCCCCACGTATCTTGCACAAGAGAgcaacaattccaccattgacaaccattaaaaagctttgaagctttgaattcgaatttggattttcaaaaacattatttgtttgaattggatgttgttgcaaagaattgggaattgtctctacgtctctctctatctctcaatccctaatttcagtaatgtaaagcaaaggaaaagagagcagcaattccaccattgacagccattaaaaagctttgaaactttgaattcgaatttgggttttcaaaaatcattatttgtttggattgggtgttgttgcaaacaatttggaatatggtttggagtttttatctcaattttgaggggttttggtgaagattagacttggttttggctgaatttcagattgaaactcgaagaagaagaagaagacatgatatacattatatttatgaaattgtagaaaaattctattctgttgtttatatatttttcttttatttatttaactattgtatgaaagttgagcaacattgtataaaaattatatttaagttgtatgatattgagtagaaataatgtatgaaaattgtagataagttgtagaaaaattgtatatatataattagttgtatgaaatttatttttaatatgtaTAAATCAAATaccaaatatacaaaagacatattgtataaattttgtataaaatttgtatttaagttgtatgttattatagttgtatttaactgggtagaaataatgtgtgaaagttgtagataaattgtataatatataattaattgtatgaaatttatttttactatgtataaatcagatacaaaagacatattgtataaataaGTTGTATTTAACGGGATATCTTTGAAGACTTGCACAGAAACATTTTTCCTTCTACTGGACAAATTGGTTGGATCACCAAAATTCACATAGTTGTATGAAATAGATGTGTGAATATAGGTATCACATATTGCAGAGGTTAATAGGATGCATTCCTCTTGCATAGAGATTTGTCGAGTGAAATGGTTTTCCTGTGTTAAAGAATTACTATTAATTAGTTGCTTTAAAATCTGTTACAAGATTAAAATTTGCTCTATTAATTTAAAACTATTACATGATCTGATTTTGGCTCAATTGGTCTGGCTCAGGTCAACTGTCATGTTTATATTTTGGCAAACAAAACCACATTTTTGTCTTCAATTATTTCACTTTGCGCAGTTAACCATGATTTTTCtgaattaattaatttttgtaaaatcttcatGAAACTCACAACAAAAATCTTCAtgcaaaatttatttatttatggcatTTCCAAACAAGAGGGAAAATATTAAAAGCAGGCAACGGaaagagttttaaaaaaaaaaggaaaaagacctaacgactctgctggggatcgaacccagaatctctggtttcgtAGACCAGCGCCTTATCCATTGGGCCACAGAGTCTTGTACGTTTTGTTACTTGACTTAATTATAATTTATACACGAGACATGACATTCCCAATAAGTTTAATCTTCACTGGCCTTGCTATCCGCAAATCAATTACTCTCCTTTGAAGGTAAAACACGTTTGAAGGCAAGTCATGATATCCGAGATCGCACATCAAAAACGAAAGCAAAGTTTCAAAGTCTATCATGGAAGCGGTCCCTACTGATCCCTTCTCGTTTTTCCCTCAAAAAAGATAGAAACGAACGTTTTGCACCTTATACGTATCATGTTTTAACTTGCATCCTTTTGTTTTACAATGTTCTCCCTAACGTAAGCAacatttcttgattttacttagTCTTTCGACTTTTTTCTAATTTGCTACCAATTGTATCACTACGTTTTATTTTGCTCCTTATTCATTTAAAGGGACAGAATGGACTAGTAATACACTTCAAAAGCAACATAGCAACTACCAGAAATTATAGCAAAATAACACAATTCTTTCAATGACTTCTGGAATGAGAATTATGTTAAAATTTCAGTGTTTAACAGGGTTGTTGTAATGCTGGAGGCAGAACTGtaaattttcatgaatttctgctAAAGTGTGAATTTTTCTAAGAATTTGGAGAACCAAAAAAGGTTTTCAAATGTACATTTGATTAGAAAAGAGAAAGTTGATTAAGTTATTAAGGTGAAGGAGAAGTAGACCAACGAACGCAGGGAcgaaaaatgagttaaaaagaGAGAGTACGGAAGGcaacccggtgcactaagctcctgctatgcaCAGAGCCTGGGGAagagccggaccacaagggtctatcgtccacaaccttaccctacatttctgcaagaggctatttccactgctcgaacccatgacctcctggttacatggcaacaactttactgGTTACACCAAGGCTCCCTTCGAAAGAGAGAATATAGAGGTGAAGATATATTGTTCTTGTACAATATTCCATTGTACAAGAAATAATGATACTTTTCTCTATGTAGAAAATGGCAGATCCAACCATGCGTTTATTAACTCAAGAAACCCAGTCCTTTGAAGTCCTTACATATGTGTGTAAAAAACAAATGTAGATAGAGTTAGATATACATTTGAGACTCTCATTCTCTAAACCTGGAATCCATGGCGTCTAAATTTCTGAATCCGCTACTGTATGTAAATAGCATGTCCTAGCCAGTTATGAACAAGTTAAGAGTTCGGCGAAACCTTCACGATTTGAAAACACAAAGAAACCAGAATATCAGAGGGAGAAAGGAAACCAACTCTTGTTGTATAGAAATAGCAACATAGATCATTTCTGCTAGAATTTAGACGAACATAGACAAGTCATCATTATTACAAATAAACTAGACCATCAAACAAAACTACCTACATCCTTGCTTCAGTTGCAGCTGTCAGTGTTTCTataaagaaagagaagtttcaaAACCTCATATGTATACATAGACCAGAGCGGGGGAGTCCGTTATGCACGTTAGTGGTTACCGATGGGTCATTTCTTGCGGGACAAAGCAGCTACAATTCCACCAGCCAGGATACCAACTGCAGTAACAGCGGTAGCAGCAATGCCGATGCCAATAACTCCATCTGCTAGGACAAAGCAAAATGAGTAACCCCTAAACTCTTTCTTTAACCAGAAACAGGTTCTGATAAATAACTTAAAGACATATTCCGTTTGCTACCTTTTGTGATTTTGTCTTCAATAGTTTGTTTGAGTGTCAAAGCCTGTCTCCAATCCGGTGCAATCTACAGATTCAAACAGCTACAAAGTAAGACTGTTGAAAAACAGACGTTGAAAGAACTGAAAGACTAATAGAACTAGTTCAAGCTTAGTTCAAGTATGCAATTCCTGAATTTCATAAATCAAGCTGCCAAAAACTTCATTGTCCAAAACATACTTATAGAGAAAACTTCATAGCCTGGAAATAAAAATCTCAAGTTTTTAATGTCAACGAGATAATATCCCAGCAAAGATTGAAAACAAAGATCAAACCTCCAAACAACGCTCAACAAGCTGCCTGCTTCTTGCATAGTCCCCACTTCTGTAGTAGCCAACGGCCAGTAGATAAATCTTTTCCCTCATTTGCAGGGGACTGTTATTGCCACCCAGAGAAGCTGCAAATGACAAAATAAGTCAGAGCTCTTCCAAATAGCCAGATTAGAACTATATCACCAAGGAAGGAAACTAGTTAAAAGAAGACTTTCAGCAATAAATTCCAAGGCAAGAGGAGAAGGTAGGAGGAGGGAGAGGAGTAAAAAGCTAAAATGTTAAAGAGTTAAGGAAAAGACAAATTATAAGTCAAAAGCATTTATCTTCATGAAATtccaaaatccccaagcaagaacaTGCCAGAGTCGGGGAATGAAAAGGGGGCATGGATTCCAAAGATCTCACCTTCAAGCATTGCGATTCCACGTTGTACATCTTCTGGCCGTTTTGAGTGAACAAGAGCCCATGACAGACGCATGATGCATTCACTTTTGAGTTCATCAGACGAACCTTTTTCCGCCTCAGCAACTTCACGTTCACAACCCTGTACAGTGTACACAGATTTGCCATCGTGAGAGACTCAGATATTCTCAATATTACCTTGATCTGGTCTAgacgtgtgatgacccaaaaggtcatcatttgttttaaaataaaattctacgttccgaggccataaaaacctcatttagcatcacctcgatttacgtgcatagtccgggcgcgtagccagaaagcctaaatgtgaaaatctgcgaaaaatgataaattttgactataaaaggagttaatttgacttcggtcaacgttttgggtaaacgaacccggacccgtgttttgacggtcccggagggtccgtaggaaaatatgggacttgggcgtatgcccggaatcgaattccgaggtcccaagcccgagaaatgaattgttaaagaaaattattttttgaaattgtttaaaggttttcgaaatgaaatttgattagaacatgatggtatcgggcccgtattttggtttcggcgcccgatacaggtcttatatatgacttgagacgatcctgtgaaatttggtgagaaacggatgtcatttgacgtgattcgaacctaaattacaaaaaaaatgatgttttaagaagtttgagaaaattctttgaatttgaggtttaatttgttgttattgtggttattttggtgatttgagtacATGAATAAGTCTGTAGGATATGTTTGAGGTTGTGTgtgtatttggtttggagccccgagggttcgggtgagttttggataggccacggggtggattttttGACTTAGGAAGTTACAGAAATTTTGCTGGTATgatcaggcctgcaggcttcgcatggctagcaaatgcgaaggttggatcgcaaatgcgaaaaacaTCCCAGGCCTgccttgctcgcaaatgcgagtattccttcgcgaatgcgaaaatACCTGTCCAGt is from Nicotiana tabacum cultivar K326 chromosome 18, ASM71507v2, whole genome shotgun sequence and encodes:
- the LOC107766928 gene encoding mitochondrial fission 1 protein A, coding for MEAKIGKFIESVGNFFSGGDQIPWCDSDIVTGCEREVAEAEKGSSDELKSECIMRLSWALVHSKRPEDVQRGIAMLEASLGGNNSPLQMREKIYLLAVGYYRSGDYARSRQLVERCLEIAPDWRQALTLKQTIEDKITKDGVIGIGIAATAVTAVGILAGGIVAALSRKK